Proteins encoded by one window of Yersinia massiliensis:
- a CDS encoding MerR family transcriptional regulator: MESNLTINEVARRTGLTAYTLRYYERIGLITSIQRAPGGQRRYVISDMAWIEFLLRLRTTNMPIGKMLRFAKLRGAGDQTVLERRQMLEQHLTEVLAEIEVMRQSADALQAKIEYYRSYEQSLAPDSFSDEGHDNEYRKPLPTRISKTA; this comes from the coding sequence ATGGAATCCAATCTGACCATTAATGAAGTTGCACGCCGCACGGGCCTTACGGCCTACACCTTACGTTACTACGAGCGTATCGGGTTGATTACTTCAATTCAACGTGCACCAGGAGGTCAACGGCGTTATGTGATATCGGACATGGCCTGGATTGAATTCCTGCTGCGATTGCGAACCACAAACATGCCTATCGGCAAGATGCTCAGGTTCGCAAAACTCCGCGGCGCTGGGGACCAGACGGTATTGGAGCGACGTCAGATGCTGGAACAGCACTTAACTGAGGTTCTTGCAGAAATTGAAGTGATGCGCCAGTCCGCAGATGCTTTGCAGGCAAAAATCGAGTATTACCGCTCGTATGAACAGTCTTTAGCGCCGGATTCGTTTTCTGATGAAGGGCATGATAATGAATACCGAAAACCGCTACCAACAAGGATTAGCAAAACTGCGTGA
- a CDS encoding Fe(3+) dicitrate ABC transporter substrate-binding protein FecB, which produces MANFAQAVTVTDQQGTFTLNTVPKRVVVLELSFVDALAAIDVSPVGVADDNDPQRILSEIRQHIQPWASVGTRSQPSLEAIAALKPDLIIADSSRHAGIYTTLQGIAPTLLLKSRAETYDENLQSAVIIGQVMGKTAAMQQRLALHHQRMQAFASRLPAGTSVMFGTSREQQFNVHTLDSYTGSVLNALGLNVVGPTGHQPLANISLEQLLAINPDWLIVAHYRQESVVRRWQQDSLWQAMTAAQKDQVAAVDSNVWARMRGLFAAEHIAADLVNIFNHQAVVSEP; this is translated from the coding sequence ATGGCTAATTTCGCTCAGGCAGTCACCGTAACCGATCAACAGGGTACGTTTACGCTGAATACGGTCCCTAAGCGAGTGGTGGTATTGGAATTGTCATTTGTTGACGCGCTTGCCGCAATTGACGTGAGCCCCGTTGGGGTGGCGGATGATAATGACCCTCAACGTATTCTAAGTGAGATTCGCCAACATATTCAGCCATGGGCATCGGTGGGAACGCGATCTCAGCCAAGCCTTGAAGCCATTGCAGCGCTAAAGCCCGATTTAATCATTGCCGACAGCAGTCGTCATGCCGGCATATACACCACACTCCAAGGTATCGCTCCGACACTGCTGTTGAAATCTCGCGCCGAAACTTATGACGAAAATCTGCAATCAGCAGTCATTATTGGCCAAGTTATGGGTAAAACAGCTGCAATGCAGCAAAGACTGGCTCTGCATCACCAACGTATGCAAGCCTTTGCCAGTCGCTTACCGGCGGGGACAAGCGTGATGTTTGGCACCTCACGCGAGCAGCAATTTAATGTGCATACCCTCGACTCCTATACCGGAAGCGTGCTTAACGCACTGGGGTTAAATGTGGTTGGTCCAACGGGTCACCAACCACTGGCTAATATCAGCCTAGAACAGTTACTGGCAATCAATCCAGACTGGCTGATTGTGGCGCATTATCGTCAGGAGAGCGTGGTGCGGCGTTGGCAACAAGATTCATTGTGGCAGGCGATGACTGCGGCGCAAAAAGATCAGGTGGCTGCGGTAGACAGCAACGTCTGGGCAAGAATGCGCGGTCTATTTGCCGCCGAACATATTGCTGCCGATCTAGTGAACATTTTTAACCATCAAGCCGTCGTTAGTGAGCCATGA
- a CDS encoding LlaJI family restriction endonuclease, producing the protein MSNLQFYRDRSIISQLPDELSCKMREMGLIAPDHYKVRFCGFFSWSGTTAVFLPVNSALTDNKELAAHYLFQSLNRYYSDKLTGIQDTDGDTLIGGNLIFTSISIFEDYITNGLYVRRHKIQSVNKGKTNWSRTVSRHMPFISNSSPVYLELESSQIKNISDSETARIHAAIIRDIKKKFGVLINGEEIHFDVSLEEMPTPSGDQETQLAHLNRELSLSYSERDINLIRLLKQYIENMDGTNNNILIIGTRHFQNVWECMLHKVLLGENAYNQKLPVPYYLQNSKYHEVAEKGQRTDIVISDKSNQRVAVVDAKYYTALTPKDAPGWPDLVKQFFYEKAVKSTVNNDVKVTTHFVFPGVEQKLISAHVGERGQGGTDLFIAELEYPVIYCHYCEPISVMKAYINHKILHEFKKQIFEA; encoded by the coding sequence ATGAGTAACCTTCAATTTTACAGAGATCGTTCTATCATCAGTCAGTTGCCTGATGAATTGTCTTGTAAGATGCGTGAAATGGGGTTAATAGCCCCAGATCATTATAAGGTTCGTTTTTGTGGTTTCTTTTCTTGGTCTGGGACTACTGCTGTTTTCTTGCCAGTAAACAGCGCGTTAACAGATAATAAAGAGTTAGCCGCTCATTATTTGTTCCAGTCATTAAATCGTTACTATTCAGACAAATTAACAGGTATACAAGATACTGATGGTGATACATTGATTGGGGGAAATTTAATTTTTACTTCAATCAGTATATTTGAAGACTATATAACAAATGGTTTATATGTCAGGAGGCATAAAATTCAGTCGGTTAATAAAGGCAAAACAAACTGGTCCCGTACAGTATCTCGACATATGCCATTTATATCCAACTCATCTCCTGTTTACTTAGAGCTTGAATCATCTCAGATAAAGAATATATCAGATAGTGAAACCGCTAGGATCCATGCTGCAATCATTAGAGACATTAAGAAAAAATTTGGTGTGCTTATAAATGGTGAAGAGATTCATTTTGATGTAAGTCTAGAGGAAATGCCTACCCCCTCCGGCGACCAAGAAACTCAACTCGCTCATTTAAATCGCGAGCTCTCTTTAAGTTATTCTGAACGAGATATTAATTTAATCAGATTATTAAAACAGTATATTGAAAACATGGATGGTACGAACAATAATATACTGATAATAGGCACTCGTCATTTTCAGAATGTATGGGAGTGTATGCTACATAAAGTACTACTCGGAGAAAACGCTTACAATCAAAAATTACCTGTTCCTTATTATCTACAAAATTCTAAATATCATGAGGTTGCAGAAAAAGGGCAAAGAACTGATATAGTCATTAGTGACAAGTCTAATCAACGAGTTGCCGTCGTCGATGCTAAATATTATACCGCTTTGACACCAAAAGATGCCCCCGGTTGGCCTGATTTAGTTAAGCAATTTTTTTATGAGAAAGCGGTCAAATCTACAGTAAATAATGATGTGAAAGTTACAACTCATTTTGTATTTCCTGGAGTAGAACAAAAATTAATATCGGCTCATGTTGGGGAAAGAGGACAAGGGGGAACTGATTTATTTATTGCTGAATTAGAATACCCTGTTATTTATTGCCATTATTGCGAGCCAATATCTGTGATGAAAGCCTATATCAATCATAAAATTTTACATGAATTTAAAAAGCAAATTTTTGAAGCTTAA
- a CDS encoding RidA family protein → MIKRIETHCNDDTCPACVIAGDFIFLSHHAGGHSSTDVTHQTRAALTALTKTLQSANAGLNDLVQITLYLKNKNDFSIAREVFLEFFTDGLYPARMTVFTDFINESCLCMVDGVAYRCKENQ, encoded by the coding sequence ATGATTAAACGAATAGAAACGCACTGTAATGATGACACTTGTCCTGCATGTGTTATTGCTGGAGATTTTATTTTCCTTTCTCATCACGCTGGAGGGCATAGCTCAACTGACGTAACGCATCAAACTAGGGCAGCCCTTACTGCTTTGACCAAAACACTGCAATCAGCGAATGCGGGCTTAAATGATCTAGTTCAAATCACCCTTTATCTTAAGAACAAGAATGATTTTTCTATAGCCCGCGAAGTTTTCCTTGAATTTTTTACGGATGGGCTCTACCCCGCGAGGATGACTGTATTTACTGATTTTATTAACGAATCCTGTTTGTGTATGGTTGATGGAGTTGCATATCGATGCAAAGAGAATCAGTGA
- a CDS encoding AAA family ATPase, which translates to MRHNTAIHLLGASGSGTTSVGRELERLSGIQHLDTDSFYWQDSFVPYSQPRPESDRKKLLLEALPESGAWILSGSLCGWGDFLIPRFNLVIWLIVDQNLRMERLRKRETERYGSAIYPGGNMWQKSQIFLNWAEAYDSDVEVSRSAQKHADWLKKITCPVFTVPNNDSFEETVNVIMGILGTHTGDT; encoded by the coding sequence GTGAGACATAACACTGCCATCCACTTGTTAGGCGCATCAGGCTCAGGAACAACGTCGGTTGGTCGCGAACTAGAAAGATTGTCAGGCATTCAGCATCTCGATACAGATAGCTTTTATTGGCAGGACTCTTTCGTACCCTACAGCCAACCCCGTCCCGAATCTGACAGGAAAAAACTATTGTTAGAAGCTCTGCCAGAATCTGGGGCCTGGATCCTCAGTGGGTCGCTCTGCGGATGGGGTGATTTTTTGATACCTCGCTTTAATTTGGTTATCTGGCTCATAGTCGATCAAAATCTGAGAATGGAGCGACTTCGGAAGCGGGAAACCGAAAGATACGGTTCGGCCATTTATCCTGGCGGTAATATGTGGCAAAAAAGCCAGATATTCTTGAATTGGGCAGAGGCTTACGATTCGGATGTTGAGGTAAGTCGTAGCGCTCAAAAGCATGCAGACTGGCTCAAAAAAATAACCTGTCCTGTTTTTACCGTCCCAAATAATGATTCTTTTGAAGAAACTGTGAATGTCATAATGGGAATACTGGGAACCCACACAGGTGATACGTAA
- the fecE gene encoding Fe(3+) dicitrate ABC transporter ATP-binding protein FecE: MILNADNLYAGYGNRSILKGISLQLPANKITALVGPNGCGKSTLLKCFSRLVTPSSGQITCNGQDITSLSMRALAQGSALLPQQHVIPEGISVEELVSYGRSPWLGVWGRLSRADRRLIKQAMEDAHIIEFAKTRVSELSGGQRQRAFLAMTLAQNTPMILLDEPTTYLDINHQAELMALLRRLNLQGKTLITVLHDLNQASRYCDHLVMMSAGSIVAEGTPEEVITPRNLKQVFGVEAEIHPDPVSGTPMCIIL, translated from the coding sequence ATGATACTCAACGCTGACAATCTCTATGCCGGTTATGGCAATCGCTCTATTTTAAAGGGCATCTCACTTCAGCTTCCCGCTAACAAGATAACAGCGCTGGTTGGCCCTAATGGCTGCGGTAAATCAACGCTGCTGAAGTGTTTTTCGCGTTTGGTCACGCCATCTTCAGGTCAGATCACATGTAACGGTCAGGATATTACTTCATTATCAATGCGAGCGCTGGCACAGGGCTCAGCCTTATTACCTCAGCAACATGTAATACCTGAAGGAATAAGTGTCGAAGAGCTGGTCAGCTACGGACGTAGCCCATGGCTTGGTGTTTGGGGGCGGCTTAGTCGTGCCGATCGCCGTTTGATTAAGCAGGCAATGGAAGATGCACATATCATTGAATTCGCTAAAACGCGGGTCAGCGAGCTTTCTGGTGGACAGCGCCAACGTGCTTTTCTCGCAATGACACTTGCCCAGAACACCCCAATGATTTTACTCGATGAACCAACGACTTATCTGGATATAAATCATCAAGCTGAGTTGATGGCCTTGTTGAGACGCTTGAATCTGCAAGGGAAAACACTGATTACTGTCTTGCATGATCTCAATCAGGCCAGTCGCTATTGTGACCACTTGGTGATGATGTCTGCCGGAAGTATTGTCGCCGAAGGGACGCCTGAAGAAGTCATTACACCGAGAAATCTAAAACAGGTATTTGGGGTTGAGGCAGAGATTCATCCTGACCCCGTATCAGGCACCCCTATGTGTATCATTCTTTAG
- a CDS encoding carboxymuconolactone decarboxylase family protein → MNTENRYQQGLAKLREIDGQAGENVLKSLQDIAPDFARYLIEFPFGDIYSRPGLDLKSREIAVVSALTALGNAQPQLKVHIQGALNVGVTQSEIVETIMQMAVYTGFPAALNGLAVAKEVFAQGEAQ, encoded by the coding sequence ATGAATACCGAAAACCGCTACCAACAAGGATTAGCAAAACTGCGTGAAATCGACGGCCAGGCTGGAGAAAACGTACTGAAAAGTTTGCAGGATATCGCTCCAGACTTCGCTCGCTATTTAATTGAATTCCCATTTGGTGATATTTATTCCAGGCCAGGGCTGGATCTTAAAAGTCGGGAGATTGCTGTCGTGTCTGCACTCACGGCACTTGGCAATGCACAACCTCAGCTAAAAGTGCATATCCAAGGGGCGCTTAATGTAGGTGTGACACAATCAGAAATTGTTGAAACCATTATGCAGATGGCGGTCTATACGGGATTTCCAGCCGCATTGAATGGGCTGGCAGTGGCAAAAGAGGTATTCGCGCAAGGAGAAGCTCAGTGA
- the fecC gene encoding iron-dicitrate ABC transporter permease FecC — MITQHRLTTRWRWALPLLLLALVFWLTLFCWSAIPISATQALRALLPWEPSSLPQTLVRSIRLPRSLVALLLGASLALSGSLLQSLTRNPLASPSLLGINAGASLGMVILTAFSPAWMSGVSLSLAAAIGGGMSWGIVMLLGAGWSQSGDRSRLILAGVAVSALCAALTKATLILSEDNAYGILHWLAGGVANVRWPEFWRLFPLLLIAAPLAQLLASRINLLQVGDQSAHSLGVNLWRLKIYINLLVLLLVGTCVSVAGPLAFIGLLVPHMARYWVGYDLRKSLPMSMVLGAILMLLADLLARALGWPRELPAGAMLALIGAPFFVWLVRTRG; from the coding sequence ATGATTACTCAACATCGGCTGACCACTCGATGGCGCTGGGCATTGCCTTTGCTGCTCTTGGCTCTAGTCTTTTGGCTAACGTTATTTTGTTGGTCGGCCATTCCCATTTCAGCGACTCAGGCGTTACGCGCATTACTACCATGGGAACCTTCATCATTACCGCAAACGCTGGTCCGTAGCATTCGCTTGCCTCGCAGCTTGGTTGCATTGCTGCTCGGCGCAAGTTTGGCGTTATCCGGTTCACTCTTGCAGTCGCTAACTCGCAATCCGCTGGCTTCACCCTCCTTGCTGGGCATCAATGCCGGAGCTTCACTGGGCATGGTGATCCTGACTGCGTTTAGTCCTGCTTGGATGTCCGGTGTGAGTCTATCGCTTGCCGCAGCAATCGGTGGCGGCATGAGTTGGGGTATCGTGATGCTATTGGGGGCAGGGTGGTCTCAGTCAGGCGATCGCAGCCGCCTTATTTTAGCTGGAGTGGCCGTCTCGGCCCTTTGTGCTGCGCTGACAAAAGCAACGCTTATCCTCTCGGAAGATAATGCCTACGGTATCCTGCATTGGTTAGCGGGTGGTGTGGCGAATGTTCGCTGGCCTGAGTTTTGGCGCTTATTTCCATTGCTACTGATTGCCGCGCCTCTAGCCCAATTGCTCGCCAGTCGTATCAATTTGCTGCAAGTAGGTGACCAAAGTGCCCATTCGCTGGGGGTCAACCTGTGGCGACTAAAGATCTACATTAATCTGCTCGTTTTGTTGCTGGTCGGTACATGCGTAAGCGTGGCGGGGCCACTGGCCTTTATTGGCCTACTTGTCCCACATATGGCGCGTTACTGGGTAGGTTATGACCTCAGAAAAAGCCTGCCGATGAGTATGGTGTTAGGCGCAATTTTGATGTTATTAGCCGATCTGTTAGCCCGCGCACTGGGTTGGCCTCGGGAACTGCCCGCAGGTGCGATGTTGGCGCTGATTGGCGCGCCATTCTTCGTATGGCTAGTGAGGACACGCGGATGA
- the fecD gene encoding Fe(3+) dicitrate ABC transporter permease subunit FecD, which translates to MKKQSLTCGVMVLLLLLAVYCSLSFGTQTLGWRQIVSAFNVQDSHHFTLFDYRLPRTLLALVVGASLAVSGVLVQGVIRNPLASPDILGVNHAAGLTSVIALTLFPALSVIWLPPLAFVGGLLAFLLLRLAAGRTSPPVRLALTGVALTALYASLTDFIMLSHPLEINTALLWLTGSLWGRGWGFIYVALPWLLLLLPLSFCLCRSLDVMALGEVSAATLGTSVRWVVSLSLLLAVALAAVSVAICGPIGFIGLVAPHLARRLVGGRHRWMLPASMLIGSLILLLSDLLARTLAPPLELPAGILTAVIGAPYFFWLLMRTR; encoded by the coding sequence ATGAAGAAACAAAGCCTAACCTGTGGCGTCATGGTATTGCTGCTTCTACTCGCGGTGTATTGCTCACTTAGTTTTGGTACTCAGACATTAGGATGGCGACAAATTGTCTCAGCCTTTAACGTGCAGGACAGCCACCATTTCACCCTTTTTGACTATCGCTTGCCCCGTACACTGTTAGCGCTGGTGGTTGGTGCCTCACTGGCTGTTTCTGGTGTATTGGTACAGGGTGTTATCCGTAACCCTTTAGCCTCACCGGATATTCTCGGCGTGAATCATGCGGCAGGTTTGACATCCGTTATCGCACTGACATTATTTCCGGCGTTATCAGTCATTTGGTTACCTCCGCTGGCATTTGTAGGTGGTCTTTTGGCTTTTCTGCTACTGCGTTTAGCTGCCGGTAGAACATCTCCTCCCGTGCGTCTTGCACTGACTGGTGTGGCACTGACCGCACTTTATGCCAGCCTCACCGATTTCATCATGCTTTCCCATCCATTAGAGATAAATACCGCACTGTTGTGGTTGACGGGAAGCCTCTGGGGCCGAGGATGGGGCTTTATTTATGTTGCGCTTCCTTGGTTACTATTACTTCTGCCCCTAAGTTTTTGCCTGTGCCGTAGTCTGGATGTCATGGCTTTGGGGGAAGTGAGCGCCGCGACACTTGGTACGTCGGTCAGATGGGTTGTTTCACTGTCCCTGCTATTGGCTGTCGCGTTGGCGGCTGTGAGCGTGGCGATATGCGGACCGATTGGTTTTATTGGTTTGGTTGCACCCCATTTAGCTCGTCGTCTAGTGGGTGGTCGTCACCGTTGGATGTTACCCGCCAGCATGCTCATAGGATCGTTAATCTTGTTACTTTCAGACTTATTAGCACGGACACTTGCCCCTCCGCTTGAACTTCCAGCCGGTATTTTGACCGCCGTGATTGGTGCACCTTACTTTTTCTGGTTACTCATGAGAACTCGCTGA
- a CDS encoding Vgb family protein yields MNNTTVKLVLTLSIASMALAALPIQARTDSTTQTMTQQAPVLIHDGLGSPVGMAYDTSGNLYVANWSAGTVLRFGPDGQRSVFAKGLRGPSGLAISANGDIYVASYSEDLVWRFTPSGKQSVFIRGLATPAGLSFDAQGRLLIANRRTNQILAAHPDGQIDVVAEGLQTPVGAIELPDGALMVSNIAGGISLVSDNILARSINNDLASPGPGIVRAGADSVYIVDYGGTTVSHVDRNGKRTVIADGLRSPVGMALAPDGSLTVATWGANAAFRIDSSRTNL; encoded by the coding sequence GTGAACAATACGACCGTAAAACTAGTATTGACTCTCAGTATTGCCAGCATGGCTCTTGCGGCCTTGCCTATCCAGGCGCGGACAGACAGTACGACTCAAACAATGACTCAGCAGGCTCCCGTACTTATCCATGACGGGTTGGGTTCTCCGGTTGGAATGGCCTACGATACCAGTGGTAACCTCTATGTTGCCAACTGGTCGGCAGGTACTGTTTTGCGCTTTGGTCCTGATGGTCAACGCAGCGTTTTTGCTAAAGGACTGCGCGGCCCCTCAGGCCTTGCTATCTCAGCTAATGGGGATATTTATGTCGCCTCATACAGTGAAGATTTGGTTTGGCGTTTTACACCTTCCGGTAAACAAAGCGTTTTTATCCGCGGGCTTGCCACACCGGCTGGCTTGTCATTTGATGCGCAGGGCCGTTTGCTTATTGCTAACAGGCGAACCAACCAGATTCTAGCGGCTCATCCGGATGGTCAAATCGATGTGGTCGCAGAGGGGCTGCAAACACCGGTGGGGGCTATCGAATTGCCTGATGGCGCTCTTATGGTGAGTAATATCGCCGGTGGTATCTCTTTGGTTTCAGACAATATTCTTGCTCGCAGTATTAACAACGATCTGGCAAGCCCCGGACCTGGTATCGTGCGTGCGGGAGCAGATTCAGTCTATATCGTTGATTATGGTGGCACTACGGTGAGTCACGTCGACAGGAACGGTAAGCGCACGGTGATAGCCGATGGTCTGCGTAGCCCAGTAGGGATGGCACTCGCGCCTGATGGAAGTTTGACGGTGGCAACTTGGGGTGCAAATGCCGCTTTTCGTATTGATTCCTCTAGAACAAATCTATAG